GGGACCGGCTGCGCTCAAGGATTATGAAAATATGGATGTTCCGCCGCATCCGCACATTGGACTTTCCACACTTACTTTTTTGTTTGAAGGAAGTATAATGCACAGAGATTCCATCGGCACAGAAATCGAAATCAAAGAAGGTGCTGTGAACTGGATGACTGCAGGAAAAGGCGTCGCTCATTCCGAAAGAACGCCAGAATATCTTAGAACCACCGACAAACATCTTCACGGATTACAGATTTGGGTCGCACTTCCAAAAGAATTGGAAACTATGGAGCCAGAGTTTTTCCATATCAACAAAGAAGATATCCCAAGTTGGATAGATAATGGCATTAATTATAAATTAATCGCAGGCGAAATCCTTGGAAGAAAATCTCCTGTTCCGGCTTATTCGCCTCTTTACTTTTTGGAAGTGAAGAATACACTTCAGGAAGACAGAGAAATCATTCTTGGTGATTACCTTTTTGGAGAATCATCACTTTACATTCTGGAAGGAAACATCGAAAGCGAAGGCAACCTTTATAACCCAAAACATATTTTGATTGCGAAAGATTCCAAGCTTTGTCATTTTGTTTTGAAACCAAATTCCACGGTTTACATCTTTGGCGGCGAGCCTTTTCCGGAACCAAGATATATCTACTGGAATTTCGTTGGAACTTCCAGAGAAATTATAGAAGATGCCAAAACAAGATGGCAGAACCACGAGTTTCCAAAAGTCATAAATGATGATGGTTATGTTCCGCTTCCGCCACAGAATAAAAATATTAAGCTGAAAGAATAAACTAATACAACAAAAAGCATCTGGATTCCAGATGCTATGTTTGATTAATATCTCTAAGTTTGCGCTTCTAATAAAAATTTAAAGTCAAGCATCGTCAAAACGAATATGGATAAGTTCAGCTTTTTAGAAATCACTGCTTGCATTGGAATTTTCGTCATTCTATTTCTTGCCTTGTTTTTGCTGACTGTGAAAACGAAACATAAATTAGGAAACCGACTTTTCGCTTTTTTTCTTATCGGAAATGCCATAGATGCATTAAAATTTTTGATGCGAGAATTTCCGGTTAATTATATCAATCTCGAGGCATTTCGGTGGAGTTTTGTGTATTTGGTTCCGGCATTGTTTTACCTTTATGCATTATCCGTCTGCTATTCTAATTTCCGTTTAAAAAAGAAACATGTATTGCATGCAATTCCATTCGTTGCGTACAATTTGTATCTGATGTGGGGAATTTATTTTGTAGACAGACCTTCTAAAATACAGTTTATTAACGGCATGAATGATATGCCTTTGATGCAGTTTTTTCAGTTTCTTTTTGAATTTATGTTTCAAGTTTATTTCATCGCGTCATTTTTGGTGATTAGAAAATCTAAAACGGTTTATCTTCAAAATTATACGAATCCAAATATTTCTGTACTCAATGCCCTACATAAAATAACAATTCTCTACTACTTTTTGCATTTCATAGTTCTTGTAAGATGGTTGGTCACTTTTATCTTTGGTTCAGGCGAAATTCGGGTATGGGTTGTAACACTTGATGGGTTTGCATTTTTAATTTGTACTTGTTGGTATTTATTTATTGCACTAAACAATCCGGAATTTTTTCGAGGTGTAAATTCACAGTTAAAAGTTATTGAAGAAATTATCCCGAAACAAAAGTCTTCTCCTATAGTTGATGACGAAAAAAATAGACAAATAGAATCTTTAAAAGATTTTATGATTAAAAACGAGCCTTATCTGGATTCATCGTTGACGATTCAGGATTTGGCAGAGCAGGTGAAAATGCCGGTTAAAGATTTATCGGCTTTGATTAATCTGTATATGAACAAACATTTTTTTGATTTCATTAATGAATATCGAATCGAAAAAGCGAAAGAAATATTGAAAGATTCTTCACAAAAAGACCTGACAATTCTGGAAATTCTCTATCAGGTTGGTTTCAATTCTAAATCTTCATTCAGCACTTCTTTTAAAAAACACACCGGAAAAACGCCTACGGAATTTCGGAAAAATTCATTTTAAGCATCGAATTTATTGAAAAATGAGTTCGACTTTTTTTAATCGGTCGTGTATTCAAGCATTCTGGCGCATCTTTGCATCAAATTATAAAATCAAAATCGATTATGAAAAATTTTCTGTTTGCATTTTTGGTGCTTTCATCACTAAATATTTTTGCGCAAAAAAACGTATCCAATTCAAATAAAGAAAAAGCAAAGAAAATTGATTTGATAATTAATAAATATCACGATTACAATCTTTTTAATGGAAGTGCGTTGGTTGTTCAAAACGGCGAAATTGTATTGCAGAAAAATTATGGAAAAGCAGATAAGAGCTGGAATATTGATGCAACTTCTGACACCAAATTCAGAATTGGTTCCGTAACGAAACAATTTACAGCAATGCTGATTATGCGGTTAAAACAAGAAGGAAAAATCAAACTTGATGATAAAATCAGCGATTATCTGCCTTGGTTTAGCAAAACGGTTGGAAGCAAAATTACCATTCATCAATTATTAACACATACTTCCGGCTTACCGAATTACACCGACTTTCCTGATTTTAAAACAAAAATGGTTTTCGAAAATTTGTCGGGAAAAGATTTTGCAGTTAAATATTTCAAAGATAATCTGGGATTTGAGTCTGGAACTAAACAGAATTATTGTAACACCGGATATTATTTGCTGGGATTAATTATCGAAGAAATTACCAAAAAACCTTACGAAGAAGTTCTGAAGGAAAAAATATTTGATGTCATAGGAATGAAAAATACTGGCATTGAAAATCCGAAAGAAATCATTTCAAATTATGCCCAAGGTTATGATTTTGATTACGATGGCTATCAAAAAACAGATTACATTAATATCAAAACTGCTGTATTTTCTGCCGGTGGAATGTATAGCACGGCAAATGATATGCGAAAATGGGATGATGCTTTGTACACGAATATTTTGTTAAATGAGGAGAACAAAAAAATATATTTCACGCCAAATTTAGGCAATTACGCTTACGGTTTGGTTGTTCAAAAACATCAGAATTTTCTAAGTTCGGGAAAAGAGATTACAACAATGGCGCACAGTGGCGGAATCAACGGTTTTTCCTGCAATATTGCTAGAATTCCAGAGGATAAAATTTATGTGATTTTGCTTGATAATACCAGAGCTGGTAAAAGAGGCGGACAATTAGAAGCTATTATTGATGATGTTTTCGGGATTTTATATAATGCAAAAGTTGATGTACCGAAACCATTAATCATCTTTGAAGTTTATAAAAAAATGAAATCGGAGTCTGTAGAAATAGGAATTGAGTATTTGAAAGACTTAAAGAAAAACAAATTCGATTCTTACAATTTCAATGGTTTTGAAAATGAACTCAATAGATTGGCGTACAAATTTTTAGGCGAAGGAAAACCTGATGATGCTTTGAAAATCATTGATTATGCGGTTTCAGAATTTCCAAAATCATCTAACATTTATGATACGCGGGGCGAAATTTATTTCATTAAAAAAGATTACAACGCTTCCAAAAAGGATTATCAGAAAACGTTGG
The genomic region above belongs to Epilithonimonas zeae and contains:
- a CDS encoding pirin family protein, yielding MSNIEMIIEERAADIGNFLVGRLLPFSQKRSIGPFVFIDHMGPAALKDYENMDVPPHPHIGLSTLTFLFEGSIMHRDSIGTEIEIKEGAVNWMTAGKGVAHSERTPEYLRTTDKHLHGLQIWVALPKELETMEPEFFHINKEDIPSWIDNGINYKLIAGEILGRKSPVPAYSPLYFLEVKNTLQEDREIILGDYLFGESSLYILEGNIESEGNLYNPKHILIAKDSKLCHFVLKPNSTVYIFGGEPFPEPRYIYWNFVGTSREIIEDAKTRWQNHEFPKVINDDGYVPLPPQNKNIKLKE
- a CDS encoding helix-turn-helix domain-containing protein; translation: MDKFSFLEITACIGIFVILFLALFLLTVKTKHKLGNRLFAFFLIGNAIDALKFLMREFPVNYINLEAFRWSFVYLVPALFYLYALSVCYSNFRLKKKHVLHAIPFVAYNLYLMWGIYFVDRPSKIQFINGMNDMPLMQFFQFLFEFMFQVYFIASFLVIRKSKTVYLQNYTNPNISVLNALHKITILYYFLHFIVLVRWLVTFIFGSGEIRVWVVTLDGFAFLICTCWYLFIALNNPEFFRGVNSQLKVIEEIIPKQKSSPIVDDEKNRQIESLKDFMIKNEPYLDSSLTIQDLAEQVKMPVKDLSALINLYMNKHFFDFINEYRIEKAKEILKDSSQKDLTILEILYQVGFNSKSSFSTSFKKHTGKTPTEFRKNSF
- a CDS encoding serine hydrolase domain-containing protein; the protein is MKNFLFAFLVLSSLNIFAQKNVSNSNKEKAKKIDLIINKYHDYNLFNGSALVVQNGEIVLQKNYGKADKSWNIDATSDTKFRIGSVTKQFTAMLIMRLKQEGKIKLDDKISDYLPWFSKTVGSKITIHQLLTHTSGLPNYTDFPDFKTKMVFENLSGKDFAVKYFKDNLGFESGTKQNYCNTGYYLLGLIIEEITKKPYEEVLKEKIFDVIGMKNTGIENPKEIISNYAQGYDFDYDGYQKTDYINIKTAVFSAGGMYSTANDMRKWDDALYTNILLNEENKKIYFTPNLGNYAYGLVVQKHQNFLSSGKEITTMAHSGGINGFSCNIARIPEDKIYVILLDNTRAGKRGGQLEAIIDDVFGILYNAKVDVPKPLIIFEVYKKMKSESVEIGIEYLKDLKKNKFDSYNFNGFENELNRLAYKFLGEGKPDDALKIIDYAVSEFPKSSNIYDTRGEIYFIKKDYNASKKDYQKTLELNPNNDNAKEMLSKINQILSPKN